The Bemisia tabaci chromosome 5, PGI_BMITA_v3 genome includes a window with the following:
- the LOC140223787 gene encoding uncharacterized protein, with protein MDIPIITADGCEESESERKLLEKGHEDAEPERDRDEGGGGGGGAGASGKPEKKCSLIVSAESRPKFKWSSLREHKTHGHATTTSCTKTVSANGGLSLNPQVQVSQNLNNKVPNFSPFNYNWIAFCKKETLALQ; from the coding sequence ATGGACATTCCGATAATCACGGCCGACGGATGTGAGGAGAGCGAGTCCGAGCGGAAGCTCCTCGAGAAGGGCCACGAAGATGCGGAGCCGGAGAGGGACAGGGACGAgggcggcggcgggggcgggggcgcggGTGCCAGCGGGAAGCCCGAGAAGAAGTGCTCCTTGATCGTGAGCGCCGAGTCCCGGCCCAAGTTCAAATGGTCCAGTCTCCGGGAGCACAAGACCCACGGCCACGCCACCACCACCTCCTGCACCAAGACCGTCTCGGCCAACGGCGGCCTCTCGCTCAACCCCCAGGTCCAGGTCTCCCAGAACCTCAATAATAAGGTACCAAACTTCTCTCCTTTCAACtacaactggattgcattttgcaaaaaggaaacactagcattgcaatga